One stretch of Pelmatolapia mariae isolate MD_Pm_ZW linkage group LG3_W, Pm_UMD_F_2, whole genome shotgun sequence DNA includes these proteins:
- the polr2a gene encoding DNA-directed RNA polymerase II subunit RPB1 — protein MHGPPSGDSACPLRTIKRVQFGIISPDELKRMSVTEGGIKYPETTEGGRPKLGGLMDPRQGVIERTGRCQTCAGNMTECPGHFGHIELAKPVFHVGFISKIMKVLRCVCFFCSKLLVDSNNPKIKDILAKSKGQPRKRLTHVYELCKGKNICEGGEEMDNKFGMEQQETEEDLTKEKGHGGCGRYQPRIKRSGLELYAEWKHVNEDSQEKKILLSPERVHEIFKRISDEEDIILGMDPKFARPEWMIVTVLPVPPLAVRPAVVMQGSARNQDDLTHKLADIVKINNQLRRNEQSGAAAHVIAEDVKLLQFHVATMVDNELPGLPRAMQKSGRPLKSIKQRLKGKEGRVRGNLMGKRVDFSARTVITPDPNLQIDQVGVPRSIAANMTFPEIVTPFNIDRLQELVRRGNSQYPGAKYIIRDNGDRIDLRFHPKPSDLHLQIGYKVERHMCDGDIVIFNRQPTLHKMSMMGHRVRILPWSTFRLNLSVTTPYNADFDGDEMNLHLPQSLETRAEIQELAMVPRMIVTPQSNRPVMGIVQDTLTAVRKFTKRDVFLERGEVMNLLMFLSTWDGKMPQPAILKPRPLWTGKQIFSLIIPGHINVIRTHSTHPDDEDSGPYKHISPGDTKVIVENGELIMGILCKKSLGTSAGSLVHISYLEMGHDITRLFYSNIQTVVNNWLLIEGHSIGIGDSIADAKTYLDIQNTIKKAKQDVIEVIEKAHNNELEPTPGNTLRQTFENQVNRILNDARDKTGSSAQKSLSEYNNFKSMVVAGSKGSKINISQVIAVVGQQNVEGKRIPFGFKHRTLPHFIKDDYGPESRGFVENSYLAGLTPTEFFFHAMGGREGLIDTAVKTAETGYIQRRLIKSMESVMVKYDGTVRNSINQVVQLRYGEDGLAGENVEFQNLATVKPSHKAFEKKFKFDCTNERALRRTLQEDVVKDVMTNAHVQGTLEREFDKMKEDREILRAIFPTGDSKVVLPCNLARMIWNAQKIFRINPRTPTDLHPLRVVEGVHDLSKKLVIVNGDDPLSRQAQQNATLLFNIHLRSTLCSKRMTEEFRLSTEAFDWLLGEIETKFNQSIAHPGEMVGALAAQSLGEPATQMTLNTFHYAGVSAKNVTLGVPRLKELINISKRPKTPSLTVFLLGQAARDAERAKDILCRLEHTTLRKVTANTAIYYDPNPQNTVVAEDQEWVNVYYEMPDFDVTRISPWLLRIELDRKHMTDRKLTMEQIAEKINAGFGEDLNCIFNDDNAEKLVLRIRIMNSDENKFQEDEEVVDKMDDDVFLRCIESNMLTDMTLQGIEQISKVYMHLPQTDNKKKIIITEDGEFKALQEWILETDGVSLMRVLSEKDVDPVRTTSNDIVEIFTVLGIEAVRKALERELYHVISFDGSYVNYRHLALLCDTMTCRGHLMAITRHGINRQDTGPLMKCSFEETVDVLMEASSHGECDPMKGVSENIMLGQLAPAGTGCFDLLLDAEKCKYGMEIPTNIPGISVAGPTGMFFGTVPSPMSGMSPAMTPWNTGATPAYGAWSPSVGSGMTPGGAGFSPSAASDASGFSPGYSPAWSPTPGSPGSPGPASPYIPSPGGAMSPNYSPTSPAYEPRSPGGYTPQSPGYSPTSPSYSPTSPSYSPTSPNYSPTSPSYSPTSPSYSPTSPSYSPTSPSYSPTSPSYSPTSPSYSPTSPSYSPTSPSYSPTSPSYSPTSPSYSPTSPSYSPTSPSYSPTSPSYSPTSPSYSPTSPSYSPTSPSYSPTSPNYTPTSPSYSPTSPSYSPTSPSYSPTSPNYTPTSPNYSPTSPSYSPTSPSYSPSSPRYTPQSPTYTPSSPSYSPSSPSYSPTSPKYTPTSPSYSPSSPEYTPTSPKYSPTSPKYSPTSPKYSPTSPTYSPTTPKYSPTSPTYSPTSPTYTPTSPKYSPTSPTYSPTSPKYSPTSPTYSPTSPKGSTYSPTSPGYSPTSPTYSPAISPDDSDEENN, from the exons AACAATCCCAAGATCAAAGACATCCTCGCAAAATCTAAAGGACAACCCAGGAAGCGTTTGACACACGTCTACGAGTTGTGCAAAGGAAAAAACATCTGTGAAGGCGGAGAGGAGATGGACAACAAATTTGGAATGGAGCAGCAGGAGACGGAGGAGGATCTCACCAAGGAGAAG GGTCACGGGGGCTGTGGACGCTATCAACCACGCATTAAACGCTCTGGCTTGGAGCTGTATGCTGAGTGGAAACACGTTAATGAGGACTCACAGGAGAAGAAAATCTTGCTGAGTCCTGAGCGTGTGCATGAGATCTTCAAGCGCATCTCAGATGAAGAAGACATCATCTTGGGCATGGACCCCAAGTTCGCCCGACCAGAGTGGATGATTGTAACTGTGCTGCCTGTGCCTCCACTGGCTGTAAGGCCTGCTGTAGTGATGCAGGGCTCAGCTCGCAACCAG GATGACTTGACCCACAAACTGGCCGACATCGTCAAGATCAACAACCAGCTTAGAAGAAACGAGCAGAGTGGTGCGGCTGCTCACGTCATAGCTgaagatgtgaagctgcttcagtTTCATGTTGCCACTATGGTGGACAATGAATTGCCAGGCTTGCCAAGA GCGATGCAAAAGTCTGGCCGCCCTCTCAAGTCCATAAAACAGCGTCTAAAGGGGAAGGAGGGGCGAGTGCGAGGTAACCTGATGGGGAAGCGTGTGGACTTCTCAGCTCGAACCGTCATCACCCCAGATCCCAACCTGCAAATCGACCAAGTGGGCGTACCACGATCCATTGCTGCCAACATGACCTTCCCAGAAATAGTCACACCTTTCAATATAGACag ATTGCAAGAACTGGTGCGACGAGGAAACAGCCAGTATCCCGGAGCCAAATACATCATCCGCGACAATGGAGACAGAATTGACCTGCGATTTCACCCAAAACCAAGTGATCTTCATCTGCAAATTGGCTACAAG GTGGAGAGACACATGTGTGACGGTGACATTGTCATTTTCAACCGACAACCTACACTACATAAAATGTCCATGATGGGGCACAGGGTGCGGATTCTGCCGTGGTCCACATTTCGACTCAACCTCAG TGTCACCACGCCCTACAATGCTGACTTTGACGGCGATGAAATGAACCTCCACCTGCCACAGTCCCTGGAGACGAGGGCAGAGATTCAAGAGTTGGCCATGGTGCCTCGTATGATCGTCACACCGCAGTCCAACAGGCCCGTCATGGGTATCGTGCAGGACACTCTGACTGCTGTTCGCAAATTCACCAAAAGGGACGTCTTCTTGGAGAGG GGTGAAGTGATGAATCTCCTCATGTTCCTCTCCACCTGGGATGGGAAAATGCCTCAGCCGGCCATTCTCAAACCTCGTCCTCTGTGGACTGGCAAGCAGATCTTCAGTCTTATCATTCCAGGACACATTAATGTGATCCGCACACACAGCACCCACCCTGATGACGAGGACAGCGGTCCTTATAAGCACATATCACCCGGCGACACTAAG GTTATAGTGGAAAATGGCGAGCTGATCATGGGCATCCTGTGTAAGAAGTCCCTGGGAACATCAGCTGGCTCCCTCGTCCACATCTCCTACCTGGAAATGGGCCATGATATCACCCGACTCTTCTACTCCAACATTCAGACAGTGGTCAACAACTGGCTGCTCATCGAGG GCCATTCCATTGGTATTGGTGACTCCATTGCTGATGCCAAGACGTACCTTGACATCCAGAATACGATcaagaaagccaaacaggaTGTGATAGAA GTCATTGAAAAAGCGCACAACAATGAGCTGGAGCCGACCCCTGGTAACACACTGAGGCAGACCTTTGAGAACCAGGTGAATCGCATCCTTAACGATGCTCGAGACAAAACGGGATCCTCTGCCCAGAAGTCTCTGTCCGAGTACAACAACTTCAAGTCCATGGTGGTGGCTGGATCTAAGGGCTCAAAGATTAACATCTCACAG GTTATTGCTGTGGTGGGGCAGCAGAACGTGGAGGGTAAGAGAATCCCGTTTGGCTTCAAACATCGCACATTGCCTCACTTCATCAAGGATGACTACGGTCCTGAGAGCAGAGGTTTTGTGGAGAACTCCTACCTGGCTGGCCTGACACCAACAGAATTCTTCTTCCACGCCATGGGAGGCAGAGAGGGTCTGATTGATACAGCTGTCAAGACAGCTGAGACTG GTTACATCCAGCGCCGTCTGATCAAGTCTATGGAGTCTGTGATGGTGAAGTATGATGGCACAGTGCGGAACTCCATCAATCAGGTGGTGCAGCTGCGATACGGTGAGGACGGCCTGGCGGGAGAGAATGTAGAGTTCCAAAATCTGGCAACAGTGAAACCCTCGCACAAAGCCTTTGAAAAGAA GTTCAAGTTTGATTGCACAAATGAGCGAGCACTGAGGCGAACGCTGCAAGAAGACGTGGTGAAAGACGTAATGACCAATGCTCATGTGCAGGGCACCTTGGAGAGGGAGTTTGATAAGATGAAGGAGGACAGGGAGATCCTGCGAGCAATTTTCCCTACTGGTGACAGTAAG GTGGTGCTGCCGTGCAACCTGGCCAGAATGATCTGGAACGCTCAGAAGATCTTCCGAATCAACCCTCGAACTCCGACAGACCTCCATCCTCTCAGAGTGGTCGAGG GTGTTCACGACCTGAGTAAGAAGCTGGTGATTGTGAATGGCGACGACCCTCTGAGTAGACAGGCCCAGCAGAACGCCACCTTGCTCTTTAACATCCACCTGCGCTCCACACTGTGCTCCAAGCGCATGACCGAGGAGTTCCGGCTGTCCACAGAGGCTTTCGACTGGCTGCTGGGAGAGATTGAGACCAAGTTCAACCAGTCTATC GCTCACCCCGGTGAGATGGTGGGTGCTCTGGCTGCTCAGTCTCTGGGAGAGCCAGCCACTCAGATGACCCTGAACACTTTCCACTACGCCGGCGTGTCCGCCAAGAACGTAACACTCGGTGTGCCCCGTCTGAAGGAGTTGATCAACATTTCGAAGAGGCCAAAGACGCCTTCACTGACTGTTTTCCTGCTGGGTCAGGCGGCACGTGACGCAGAGAGGGCCAAAGATATCCTCTGTCGGCTGGAGCACACAACACTGAGAAAA gtGACGGCCAACACCGCCATCTACTACGACCCCAACCCACAGAACACTGTGGTGGCCGAGGACCAGGAGTGGGTGAACGTCTACTACGAGATGCCTGACTTCGATGTGACGCGAATTTCGCCGTGGCTCCTGCGCATCGAGCTCGACCGGAAGCACATGACAGATCGCAAACTGACTATGGAGCAGATTGCAGAGAAGATCAATGCAG GTTTTGGAGAAGACCTCAACTGCATCTTCAACGACGACAACGCTGAGAAGCTGGTGCTGCGAATCAGAATCATGAACAGTGATGAAAACAAGTTCCAGGAG GACGAGGAGGTGGTGGACAAGATGGATGACGACGTCTTCCTGAGGTGCATCGAGTCCAACATGCTGACGGACATGACACTGCAGGGCATCGAGCAGATCAGCAAG GTGTACATGCACTTGCCCCAGACTGACAATAAGAAGAAGATCATCATCACAGAGGACGGTGAGTTCAAAGCCCTGCAGGAATGGATCCTTGAGACGGATGGAGTGAGTCTCATGAGAGTGCTCAGCGAGAAAGATGTCGATCCCGTCAGGACCACCTCCAACGACATTGTGGAGATATTCACG GTCTTGGGAATTGAGGCTGTGCGAAAGGCTCTGGAGAGGGAGTTGTACCACGTCATCTCCTTCGACGGTTCCTACGTCAACTACCGCCACTTGGCTCTGCTCTGTGACACCATGACCTGCCGAGGTCACCTGATGGCCATCACCCGTCACGGCATCAACCGCCAAGACACGGGACCGCTCATGAAGTGTTCCTTCGAGGAGACG gTGGATGTGTTGATGGAGGCGTCATCCCATGGAGAGTGCGATCCCATGAAGGGTGTGTCGGAGAATATCATGCTTGGTCAGCTAGCCCCAGCGGGGACGGGCTGCTTTGACCTACTGCTGGACGCTGAGAAGTGCAAATACGGCATGGAGATTCCCACAAACATACCCGGCATCAGCGTGGCTGGAC CCACGGGAATGTTCTTCGGCACTGTGCCCAGTCCCATGAGCGGCATGTCCCCTGCTATGACCCCATGGAACACCGGAGCCACCCCAGCCTATGGCGCTTGGTCTCCCAGTGTTG GCAGCGGCATGACCCCTGGAGGAGCAGGGTTCTCCCCCAGTGCAGCATCAGACGCAAGTGGCTTCTCTCCTGGTTACTCCCCTGCTTGGTCTCCTACTCCTGGCTCTCCAGGATCTCCGGGACCTGCCAGCCCATACATCCCATCTCCAG GTGGAGCCATGTCACCAAACTACTCCCCCACCTCCCCAGCCTACGAGCCTCGTTCCCCAGGTGGCTAcaccccacagagcccgggctACTCCCCTACCTCTCCGTCCTACTCCCCCACATCTCCCTCTTACTCTCCCACCAGCCCCAACTACAGCCCGACATCTCCTTCCTACTCGCCCACCTCGCCGAGTTACTCCCCAACTTCTCCTTCCTATTCGCCCACGTCTCCTTCCTACTCTCCAACGTCTCCCTCCTACTCCCCCACCTCTCCATCTTACTCCCCCACCTCCCCCTCCTACTCTCCCACTTCGCCTAGCTATAGCCCGACGTCGCCGAGCTACAGCCCGACGTCGCCCAGCTATTCACCCACCTCACCTTCTTACTCTCCCACCTCGCCTTCTTACTCCCCCACCTCTCCATCCTATTCTCCCACCTCCCCCTCATACTCCCCCACGTCTCCTTCCTACTCGCCGACCAGCCCGAGCTACAGCCCCACATCACCAAACTACACCCCCACCTCACCCAGTTACTCCCCTACCTCCCCATCTTACTCCCCGACATCGCCATCTTACTCTCCGACTTCTCCCAACTACACCCCGACCAGCCCCAACTACTCACCCACTTCTCCCTCGTACTCACCCACCTCTCCGTCATACTCGCCTTCCAGTCCACGCTACACCCCGCAGTCGCCCACTTACACGCCCAGCTCACCATCATACAGCCCCAGCTCGCCCTCTTACTCCCCCACCTCACCCAAATATACTCCGACCTCGCCTTCATACAGCCCCAGCTCCCCGGAGTACACCCCCACCTCCCCCAAATATTCCCCCACCTCACCCAAGTACTCTCCAACATCGCCGAAGTACTCTCCTACTTCTCCTACTTACTCTCCGACGACTCCAAAATACAGCCCCACCTCTCCCACCTACTCCCCCACCTCCCCCACCTATACCCCCACCAGCCCCAAATACTCTCCTACATCCCCCACTTACTCCCCAACTTCACCCAAATACTCACCCACATCTCCCACGTACTCGCCGACTAGTCCCAAAGGCTCGACATACAGCCCCACCTCCCCTGGATACAGCCCCACCTCCCCCACCTACAGCCCGGCCATCAGCCCTGACGACAGCGACGAGGAGAACAACTGA